A segment of the Solea solea chromosome 14, fSolSol10.1, whole genome shotgun sequence genome:
GGCAAACGCACAGCAACGAGGACACATACAGCAGCACAAAcgaaaaaaagaacagatctAGGAATTCAAGAAACTGCAGTAGTATTGTACGTAGGGACCTGATCATCTCAGTCGTTAGGTGGCGCTGTAGCTGTCTGCTAATACGCCGTAACACCCGAAACTGCGGTCTCTGGCACTGCGGACACATACTATTGTATTTTTATGAcctttaaatacttttaaaaaaagattaaattaaattaaaaaaaatatatatatatatatataaagagctatacatacatatgtccATGTATCGAAGTGTCCTATGAACCGTTTGACATGACTGACTATTAAGACACAGCGCTAACCCAGCGGAAGTAGACATCACAAAacggaagtaaacaaacaaagagctaGCAGATACATCCAAGTATACACAGATGCATCAAAAAACCTATCCCAAAAAACAGGAATAGGAGTCTTCATACCAGAATTTCTAATTAAACAACAGAAACGATTAAGTGATAATGTATCAGTGTACACAGGAGAACTTACTGCTATTCTATTAGCAGAAATacaaccactgaaaacaatCATCTGTTCAGACTCAAGTTCATCACTCATAAGTTTACAATCCAGCCATTCTGAAAGCAGACAAGACCTCATTATAGAAATACAATAAACATTATATAGAATTCAGATGATGGGACTCACAGTAATATGTTTATGGATACCAGCACACATTACAGGGGTTAAAGGGAACGAAATAGCAGACAAGGTGGTAAAAGCAGCAACAagacataataatatagatctagcaataaaattaagcaaaacagaaatacacagcatcattaaacaaaaactaaaggagagatggcaaaaacaatgggaggaggagaggaaaggagagatggttttacagtatccaaagaaaagtgggagtggCTAGGCGCACAGAAAGAAGCAGTAAAAAGGGGAAAATATAATATCGAGGATCAGATTTGGCCATACGGgattaaacaacacattatttctcatcaataaacacattacagacagatgtgatcactgtgggcaggaggaatccattcatcatgttattacacaatgtcagaaagatcaaagggagagagaagtgaTGATTAGAAAGCTGAGAGACATTGATGAAGAATGGGAGTTGGCAGAGGTTTTGAGCAAGAACCAGAGTGAGTGCTACAAAATATTACTGAATTTTCTTAAAACTACAAGGTTGATTGGgaggatataggatgtgtgagtgtgtatgaataggtgtatttatttatatgtatataggttgttgtttttttgggttttgtagtgtgtatatctgtatatatataaatatacagatagatggatataattattagtattatatatttttgtttatttatttatctcttggGTTATAATAGTTCAGTTGGATTAACATTTCGAtgcacactccataccagatggtggcggtaatgcaccaaatcgttgtttgccaaccgccattaAACCtcggaaaagaagaagaaagaagaagaaagagctAGCAGCGTTAGCGTACTCTGCATGTGGACATAACAATCGTGAAGATAGCGGTGTTTTCATGTGTCGCAGGTAAAATATTCCTGTTGATAACGAAGCAGCGATGTCTGCGCTTCAGTGTTTCAGAGATTTAATCACCGAGCGACTCACTGTTGCTGCTGAGGAAATATTACGACACGTCGAAACAACCGTCGTAGAGTACGAGGAAAAGTTGGATCGTCAGCGCAAACTGTTGGAGATCGTTTGCAAACCTCGAGTAACGTTACAGCGAATAGGTCTGTAAAACCACAATGGTCTTTTTAAATACTAACAAGTAAATGTGACTCATAATGCACTAATTACATCGCGTTTTCTACGTCCTGTAACGCTCACCCCAGTGCTGTAGGGATGGGAAGACTCTTTTTACTGACTCGGACcttttactctcggacagtaaattgaactaagattttttcagtcatttcgttcattttttacagcgggtggcgctgtagccctcttgtgggcgttgtaaaTAAAGAccgcggttctcaaacacttaacactgaaggcaactacgtttgcttcagctgacaaagtataataaacaaaatgccacaagctATTCAACCCATATGAaaccctaggaaagcaaatacacaccacaataaaaaaaaaaaaacttgtttaacAGCACGAGGGTgactaggtagctgtcacgtgacctgaggacggacgctcagttgagtgaatcctgagctaatcatttgtttcctttcctgctgagcttatgcagctgcctgccatcatgtggcgaaggaaggtactgcattatttatttaattccatATGGATTTGAGTAAGGAGTTGACTGAATTAACCTTTTTTAATAGCTTCCATTTTGCAGTTGTTATGAATTTACCAATAACTATCCAATCTTAGGCTAACTTCCTTCTAAATTTACTTCAATGTCAATTGTAATCTATTCCTTTGTGTCTGTagagcttccacagcagcatgtctgtcaagaggaggaggttctcactgagcagcagctctgtaaccaggagaggaactccagtctagaccaagaggaaccagagtcaCTACAGATTAAAGAGGAGCAGGCGGTAATCTGCACCAGTCATGAGGGAGAGCAGCTTGAAGTGAAGCAGGAGGCTGATACATTAATGTTGACTCCTGAAAATGAGGAAAGTGACCACATGGAACCAGGAAGAAATGAGGAAGATGTGGATCTTCAGCCCAGACTCCATATGAAGTGGGGCCCTGTAATAAAGTTACAGAGGACAGGTATGTACAGCCAGGATGTGGcttctgttttactttgatctgaAATAGAGGACAGAGGGGAAGGAGAAGCacaaacagaagagagagagaccaggaccAGATATAGTCATAAATTTAGACCAAACAGTTCTGAATCggttatgacatgtttttttttcaagcattACTACAAtgtcaagcagcagcagcagtgattgttgataaaaatgtatactgatatcaactttaaatattgcattaaagtaatgacaataataatcgGTGTGAGCACAAATGGGCAACAATTCTACTACTGGGGCGCGAACATGACTAAAATGATATTCTTGTCCAAGTCAACTTCTAGTGTTGGTGACTGTATTATTTGTCACCAAATGTGTTCCGTTTTCGGTGGAAAAGAGGTTTTATTAATGATTGTTAGTTTCTCCCCCTCAAGGTGTGGTGGTGcttgtagtttgtttttcttgtcagtTATTTTCCTGTGGCTTGTTTCTCCCTAGAGAGGCGTCGCTTTAGTGGTTATCCATCATTATTCCATCAGTGGAATTTAGTTTTTGACCGGTGTTCTCAGTTTGGGTTAACAGTTTCCTTTTTCCCaggaaatattttgttttgttttcctcccctCATCCCCTGGTTAATATACAAATAGAAACAAACTACTGCttgtgacaataataaaaacataggAACTGAGTCTGGATCCTGAAAGATGAAAGATGAAGATTtaggtgagagagagaaagagagagaggaaagaaaggaaagaccTATTTGAAGCAATTTACTCcttttttatgttgtgattgttttatctTTGTGTTGTCAGCAATGTTGCAACatcactgtgtctttgtctgtagagcttccacagcagcatgtccctaaagaggaggaggttctcAGCGAGCAGCAGCAATGGAACCAggagaggaactccagtctggaccaagaggaaccagagtcactacagagtacagaggagcaggaggctgATACATTAATGTTGACTCCTGTTAAAGAGGAAAGTGACTAcatggaaccagaaccagacagtgaccaccagctcctctctcacagctctcctgcagctcagagtcAAGATCAGACAGAAAGTCACCATGTTGACTCTTTGTCTAATAGTCAAGTAGAGTCAAAGCCATGCATTACCAAAGTAGAAAACTGTGACACATCAAAGATAGAGTCTGAAACTTACACAggtaaaaagtattttaaatgtgatactTGTGGAAAAAGTTTTGTTGATAAGTCTCAACTGATTATACATATGAAAGTCCACACAGGGGAGAAACCATTTTCTTGCACaacatgtggaaagtgttttatttcGCGTAAGGACTTGATAGTCCATGGAAGAATTCACTCGGGTGAGAGGccatattcctgtaaaacatgtggaaatggTTTTCTGCGAAGGTCTAATTTGATAAtccatgaaagaattcactctggtgagaAGCCCTATTcctgtgaaacatgtggaaagagTTTTATTGATGGAAAAGAATTGAAAGTCCATCAAAGAATTCACTCTGCTGAGAATccatattcctgtaaaacatgtgaaaGGAGTTTTTGTCGAAGTTCGGATTTGATAAGACATGAAAGAATCCACACGGATGAGAGGCCacattgctgtaaaatatgtggaaagtgttttgcTCAAAGGTCGCATATGATAgtccatgaaagaat
Coding sequences within it:
- the LOC131472189 gene encoding glutamic acid-rich protein-like isoform X3 translates to MSALQCFRDLITERLTVAAEEILRHVETTVVEYEEKLDRQRKLLEIVCKPRVTLQRIAACHHVAKEELPQQHVCQEEEVLTEQQLCNQERNSSLDQEEPESLQIKEEQAVICTSHEGEQLEVKQEADTLMLTPENEESDHMEPGRNEEDVDLQPRLHMKWGPVIKLQRTELPQQHVPKEEEVLTEQQLWNQERNSSLDQEEPESLQIKEEQEETRTSHEGEQLEVKQEADILMLTPENEESDHMEPGRNEEDVDLQHRLFMKWGPVIKLQSTDLKP
- the LOC131472189 gene encoding glutamic acid-rich protein-like isoform X2, with the protein product MSALQCFRDLITERLTVAAEEILRHVETTVVEYEEKLDRQRKLLEIVCKPRVTLQRIAACHHVAKEELPQQHVCQEEEVLTEQQLCNQERNSSLDQEEPESLQIKEEQAVICTSHEGEQLEVKQEADTLMLTPENEESDHMEPGRNEEDVDLQPRLHMKWGPVIKLQRTELPQQHVPKEEEVLTEQQLWNQERNSSLDQEEPESLQIKEEQEETRTSHEGEQLEVKQEADILMLTPENEESDHMEPGRNEEDVDLQHRLFMKWGPVIKLQSTADHRGSHHPLYGPGDGGDNVSGAECMLGYLLTHTDRHCPVSSSRTSGHSPTNWTRFD
- the LOC131472189 gene encoding glutamic acid-rich protein-like isoform X1 translates to MSALQCFRDLITERLTVAAEEILRHVETTVVEYEEKLDRQRKLLEIVCKPRVTLQRIAACHHVAKEELPQQHVCQEEEVLTEQQLCNQERNSSLDQEEPESLQIKEEQAVICTSHEGEQLEVKQEADTLMLTPENEESDHMEPGRNEEDVDLQPRLHMKWGPVIKLQRTELPQQHVPKEEEVLTEQQLWNQERNSSLDQEEPESLQIKEEQEETRTSHEGEQLEVKQEADILMLTPENEESDHMEPGRNEEDVDLQHRLFMKWGPVIKLQSTARFYPTRTSADHRGSHHPLYGPGDGGDNVSGAECMLGYLLTHTDRHCPVSSSRTSGHSPTNWTRFD